From a region of the Comamonadaceae bacterium OTU4NAUVB1 genome:
- a CDS encoding 2OG-Fe(II) oxygenase codes for MSAQLSFPDSPPPLRVVAERAVDFLSIRGVRLRMEDLVDAAFFTPEATARLHERLKAATPFAHLVLEGLFNPALLELVREEFDHRPADGWKDVTSGYESTRRSELGAALGPASQVYFDLIESGWFTRWLSAVSGTPYLLTDPQRFGGGLHESRVGGTFAIHRDFNYHPHVGLKNEMVCITYLNHDWQDAWGGVLELWDAKDGQCRARVSPQFGHTLVLPHGPASYHGHPGALCPPEGVQRRSVAAYFYTSPKAGRQDPDEAVSVFMHTRRTDRAKKALRLLTPPLVWKAMKRFKRP; via the coding sequence ATGTCGGCACAGTTGTCGTTTCCCGATTCGCCACCGCCTCTGCGGGTGGTCGCCGAGCGCGCGGTGGATTTCCTGAGCATCCGCGGGGTGCGCCTGCGCATGGAGGACCTGGTGGACGCCGCGTTCTTCACGCCCGAGGCGACCGCGCGGCTGCACGAGCGCCTGAAGGCGGCCACGCCCTTCGCCCACCTGGTCCTCGAGGGGTTGTTCAACCCGGCCCTGCTCGAGCTGGTGCGCGAGGAGTTCGACCACCGCCCCGCCGACGGCTGGAAGGACGTCACCAGCGGCTACGAGTCCACCCGGCGCTCCGAGCTGGGCGCCGCGCTCGGGCCGGCCTCCCAGGTCTACTTCGACCTGATCGAGTCGGGCTGGTTCACCCGCTGGCTCTCCGCGGTGAGCGGCACGCCCTACCTGCTGACGGACCCCCAGCGCTTCGGCGGGGGCCTCCACGAGAGCCGCGTCGGGGGCACCTTCGCCATCCACCGCGACTTCAACTACCACCCCCACGTCGGGCTGAAGAACGAGATGGTGTGCATCACCTACCTCAACCACGACTGGCAGGATGCCTGGGGCGGGGTGCTGGAGCTGTGGGACGCCAAGGACGGGCAGTGCCGCGCGCGCGTGAGCCCGCAGTTCGGCCACACCCTCGTCCTGCCGCACGGCCCGGCGAGTTACCACGGCCACCCCGGCGCGCTGTGCCCGCCCGAGGGCGTCCAGCGCCGCTCGGTGGCCGCCTACTTCTACACCAGCCCCAAGGCCGGGCGCCAGGACCCCGACGAGGCCGTCTCGGTCTTCATGCACACCCGGCGCACCGACCGCGCCAAGAAGGCCCTGCGCCTGCTCACGCCTCCGCTCGTGTGGAAGGCCATGAAACGCTTCAAGCGGCCGTGA
- a CDS encoding YceI family protein translates to MRHTLLALAALTTFATGAVHAQSATYAVDPSHTFATFEIGHFGASVNRGRFDKKEGTVQLDKAAKTGKVELTFDVTSINTGTPPFDKHLQSADIFDAAKFPTAKFVGDKFTFDGDKVVSVSGDLTIKGKTQPATFKANQFACYQSQMLKREVCGGDFETTIDRTQFGVDYGTAFGMPKNVRIVAQIEAVKQ, encoded by the coding sequence ATGCGCCACACCCTCCTCGCCCTCGCCGCCCTGACCACCTTCGCCACCGGTGCGGTTCACGCCCAGAGCGCCACCTATGCCGTGGACCCGAGCCACACGTTCGCCACGTTCGAGATCGGCCACTTCGGCGCCAGCGTGAACCGCGGCCGCTTCGACAAGAAGGAAGGCACCGTGCAACTGGACAAGGCCGCCAAGACGGGCAAGGTCGAGCTGACGTTCGACGTCACCTCGATCAACACCGGCACGCCCCCGTTCGACAAGCACCTGCAGAGCGCCGACATCTTCGACGCCGCGAAATTCCCGACCGCCAAGTTCGTCGGCGACAAGTTCACCTTCGACGGCGACAAAGTGGTGTCCGTCTCGGGCGACCTGACGATCAAGGGCAAGACCCAGCCAGCCACTTTCAAGGCCAACCAGTTCGCCTGCTACCAGAGCCAGATGCTCAAGCGCGAAGTCTGCGGCGGCGACTTCGAGACCACCATCGACCGCACCCAATTTGGCGTCGACTACGGCACGGCGTTCGGCATGCCGAAGAACGTGCGCATCGTGGCGCAGATCGAAGCCGTCAAGCAGTAA
- a CDS encoding YceI family protein produces MKYSNSLSSLVLASVALLGGASAFAQQALVPAQSQITFTSKQMGVPVEGQFKKFNAQVAFDPAKLAASRIAFTVDTGSATLGVKESDAELPKAPWFNVPKFPEATFQSTAIKSLGGGRYEVAGKLAIKGNSQDVTVPVAMTQSGATTTAIGSFVIKRLAFNIGENEWADTSMVADDVQVKFKLALTGVGKV; encoded by the coding sequence ATGAAATATTCAAATTCCTTGAGCAGCCTGGTGCTCGCCTCCGTGGCCCTTCTGGGTGGCGCATCGGCCTTCGCCCAGCAGGCCCTGGTGCCGGCGCAGAGCCAGATCACCTTCACCAGCAAGCAGATGGGCGTGCCGGTGGAGGGCCAGTTCAAGAAGTTCAACGCTCAGGTCGCGTTCGATCCAGCCAAGCTCGCCGCCAGCCGGATCGCGTTCACCGTCGACACCGGCAGCGCCACGCTGGGCGTCAAGGAATCCGATGCCGAACTGCCCAAGGCACCGTGGTTCAACGTGCCGAAGTTCCCAGAGGCCACCTTCCAGTCAACGGCCATCAAGTCGCTCGGCGGCGGCCGCTACGAAGTGGCCGGCAAGCTCGCCATCAAGGGCAATTCGCAGGACGTCACCGTGCCCGTCGCGATGACGCAGAGCGGCGCCACCACCACGGCCATCGGCAGCTTCGTCATCAAGCGCCTGGCCTTCAACATCGGCGAGAACGAGTGGGCCGACACCTCGATGGTGGCCGACGACGTGCAGGTGAAGTTCAAGCTCGCCCTGACCGGCGTGGGCAAGGTCTGA
- a CDS encoding cytochrome b, which translates to MKTAPMSPARYGSTAITLHWLMAVALVGMFAVGFYMTGLPFSLQRLKLYNWHKWAGVTVLVLATLRLLWRLTHRPPALPREVASAMPGWQHVAHHGAHTLLYALFFIVPLVGWAYSSAAGFPIVFLGVLPLPSFVPVNPALAEALKPWHWITAYTLAALVALHVAAVAKHQLIDRDGLLRRMLPGRG; encoded by the coding sequence ATGAAGACCGCTCCGATGTCCCCTGCCCGCTACGGGTCCACGGCGATCACCCTGCACTGGCTGATGGCCGTGGCGCTCGTGGGCATGTTCGCGGTCGGCTTCTACATGACGGGGCTGCCGTTCTCCCTGCAACGACTCAAGCTCTACAACTGGCACAAGTGGGCCGGCGTCACTGTCCTGGTGCTGGCCACGCTGCGTCTGCTCTGGCGGCTCACCCATCGCCCGCCGGCCCTGCCTCGGGAAGTGGCTTCGGCCATGCCGGGCTGGCAGCATGTCGCGCACCATGGCGCGCACACCCTCCTCTACGCACTGTTCTTCATCGTCCCGCTGGTGGGCTGGGCCTACAGCTCGGCGGCGGGCTTCCCCATCGTATTCCTCGGCGTCCTGCCGCTGCCGAGCTTCGTGCCGGTGAATCCGGCGCTGGCCGAGGCCCTCAAACCCTGGCACTGGATCACGGCCTACACACTGGCCGCACTCGTCGCGCTGCACGTGGCGGCGGTGGCCAAGCACCAGCTCATCGACCGCGACGGCCTGCTGCGACGCATGCTGCCAGGCCGCGGCTGA
- a CDS encoding AEC family transporter, whose translation MLQTFAITGPIYVVIALGFAAGHLVFSKPDMRVLGTYVVRFALPALVFTALSQRPVGEVLNARYLLGYAVGSLAMMMAALLWAWRVQGKPFALSALCGLGVSSSNSGFIGYPIAILVAGPAPAAVGLAMCMLVENLLMIPLTLVMADSAHAGPGRWYRIVLRSLVQLSRNPVILAIVGGVAVSLTGLTITGVLARSINMLAMSSAAVSLFVIGGTLVGLKTKGMRRDVSAIALGKLLLHPLAVGVMMWLVPPADPALRAAAVVFAATPMLSIYPILAQKYGFEDLCAAALLLATVLSFGTISVAIWVLDHPLGW comes from the coding sequence ATGCTCCAGACGTTCGCCATCACCGGCCCGATCTACGTGGTCATCGCGCTGGGCTTCGCGGCGGGCCACCTAGTTTTCAGCAAGCCCGACATGCGCGTGCTGGGCACCTACGTGGTGCGCTTCGCGCTGCCCGCGCTGGTGTTCACCGCCCTGTCCCAGCGCCCTGTGGGCGAGGTCCTCAACGCGCGCTACCTGCTCGGCTACGCGGTGGGCTCGCTGGCCATGATGATGGCCGCGCTGCTGTGGGCGTGGCGGGTCCAGGGCAAGCCATTCGCGCTCAGCGCGCTGTGCGGCCTGGGCGTCTCCAGTTCCAACAGCGGCTTCATCGGCTACCCCATCGCCATCCTGGTGGCCGGTCCCGCGCCCGCTGCGGTGGGCCTCGCGATGTGCATGCTGGTGGAAAACCTGCTGATGATCCCGCTGACCCTGGTTATGGCCGACAGCGCCCACGCCGGTCCGGGGCGGTGGTACCGCATCGTCCTGCGCTCGCTCGTCCAGCTCTCGCGCAACCCCGTCATCCTCGCCATCGTCGGGGGCGTGGCCGTCTCCCTCACTGGCCTCACCATCACCGGCGTCCTCGCCCGCTCGATCAACATGCTCGCCATGTCCTCGGCGGCCGTGTCGCTGTTCGTCATCGGGGGCACCCTCGTGGGCCTTAAGACCAAGGGCATGCGCCGTGACGTGAGCGCCATCGCCCTGGGCAAGCTGCTGCTGCACCCGCTGGCCGTGGGGGTCATGATGTGGCTGGTGCCTCCGGCGGACCCCGCGCTGCGCGCCGCCGCCGTCGTCTTCGCGGCCACCCCGATGCTCAGCATCTACCCCATCCTGGCGCAGAAGTACGGCTTCGAGGACCTGTGCGCCGCCGCCCTCCTGCTCGCCACCGTGCTGTCGTTCGGGACCATCAGCGTCGCGATCTGGGTGCTCGATCACCCGCTGGGGTGGTAG
- a CDS encoding sterol desaturase family protein, translating to MTLLSKLVIVASMVVFMECFAWVAHRYVMHGWGWAWHKSHHEAHSGWFEKNDLYAIVFAIVPILLFIVGRWWEPLWWAALGMTVYGGIYVFVHDLLVHQRGGFRWVPKRGYFKRILQAHRLHHAVHGRDGTVSHGFLFAPKPSTLKAQLRANADPQRRRQRPATIADVDPPVATK from the coding sequence ATGACTTTGCTTTCGAAACTTGTGATCGTCGCTTCCATGGTTGTTTTCATGGAATGCTTCGCATGGGTGGCGCATCGCTATGTCATGCATGGCTGGGGATGGGCTTGGCACAAGTCGCATCACGAAGCGCATTCAGGATGGTTCGAGAAAAACGATCTGTACGCGATCGTGTTCGCGATCGTCCCGATCCTCCTGTTCATCGTTGGCCGGTGGTGGGAGCCTCTGTGGTGGGCCGCCCTTGGCATGACGGTATATGGCGGAATCTATGTCTTCGTTCACGATCTGCTTGTGCATCAGCGCGGAGGATTTCGCTGGGTGCCGAAGCGAGGTTATTTCAAGAGGATATTGCAGGCGCACCGCCTGCATCATGCCGTTCATGGCAGAGACGGCACGGTCAGCCACGGTTTTCTGTTTGCTCCAAAACCTTCAACGCTGAAGGCGCAGTTGCGCGCGAACGCCGACCCACAGCGTCGTAGACAACGCCCTGCCACGATCGCCGACGTCGACCCACCGGTTGCAACGAAATGA
- a CDS encoding fatty acid desaturase, producing the protein MTSAHREKPGCALRQMRVGVSLAAAIVVAWLTIHILGIFFWHWSLASVPIALVLVVVQTWLSTGLFIVAHDSMHGAIAPHHPTLNRWIGATCLSLYACLSYGALLPRHHLHHKQTGRSGDPDFHNGDSSLTGWFLQFFRTYYSHWQIVRITVMALFYIVLLDAKLENIVIFWAVPALGAVAQLFIFGTWLPHRERAEPFADAHRAYSVKVSPLVSLLTCFHFSGYHHEHHLSPGTPWWGLPAHRRALHKRSSECPPTENRE; encoded by the coding sequence ATGACCTCGGCACATCGTGAAAAGCCGGGCTGCGCGCTGCGCCAAATGCGGGTCGGTGTTTCGCTGGCAGCTGCGATCGTCGTGGCTTGGCTCACGATCCACATACTCGGCATCTTTTTCTGGCATTGGAGCCTGGCGTCCGTTCCGATCGCCCTCGTCTTGGTCGTCGTCCAGACATGGCTCAGCACCGGCTTGTTCATCGTCGCCCATGATTCGATGCACGGTGCGATCGCACCGCATCATCCGACGCTGAACCGGTGGATCGGTGCAACATGTCTCTCGCTCTACGCCTGCTTGTCTTATGGTGCACTGCTCCCTCGGCATCATCTTCACCACAAGCAGACAGGTCGCTCCGGAGACCCCGATTTTCACAATGGCGATTCAAGCCTGACGGGATGGTTTCTCCAGTTTTTTCGCACCTACTATTCGCACTGGCAGATTGTTCGGATCACTGTCATGGCATTGTTTTATATCGTGCTGCTGGATGCCAAGCTCGAGAATATTGTTATCTTTTGGGCAGTGCCGGCGCTAGGAGCCGTGGCACAGCTGTTCATTTTCGGTACCTGGTTGCCACACCGCGAGCGCGCGGAACCTTTCGCGGACGCCCATCGCGCCTACAGCGTCAAAGTCAGCCCTTTGGTGTCGCTATTGACCTGCTTTCATTTCAGCGGCTATCACCACGAGCATCATTTGTCTCCTGGAACGCCATGGTGGGGTCTGCCGGCGCATCGTCGTGCACTCCACAAAAGATCAAGTGAATGCCCGCCAACTGAGAATCGTGAGTAA
- a CDS encoding SCO family protein codes for MRFFSKTTALSVAGMALLAAALLYAEGAFERKLWGADHFPNVVLTTQHGKKVRLYDDLIKGKAIAANTFFAGCGDVCPLGTAKMLELQQLLGDRVGKDIFFYSISIDPFNDTPELLKAYADRFDIGPGWLFLTGTEKDVQIATKKLGLGTLQATSPRDNHSTTLMVGHEPSGQWMKNSVTDNPRFVAGSIQTFLGWPDLLKSQNYANAAPLQVTNGQFLFQNGCVACHSIGGGDKIGPDLLGVTERRQSKWLEQFVLVPDEVLASGDVIANDLLKKYKGVRMPNLGLSREDVHDILTHIETKTAEVRDQQALAAPPPKPVSILSAEQALKPVIQATDTK; via the coding sequence ATGCGCTTTTTCAGCAAAACAACCGCTTTGAGCGTTGCGGGGATGGCGCTGCTTGCAGCGGCTTTGCTTTACGCTGAAGGCGCATTTGAGCGCAAGCTGTGGGGAGCGGATCATTTCCCGAATGTCGTGCTGACAACGCAACATGGCAAAAAAGTTCGTCTGTACGATGACTTGATCAAAGGCAAAGCGATAGCCGCCAACACCTTTTTCGCAGGCTGCGGCGACGTTTGCCCACTTGGCACAGCCAAGATGCTTGAGTTGCAACAGCTTCTGGGTGATCGGGTAGGAAAAGACATCTTTTTCTATTCGATTAGCATCGACCCATTCAACGACACTCCGGAGCTTTTGAAAGCGTATGCCGATCGTTTCGACATCGGGCCAGGCTGGCTGTTTTTGACGGGCACTGAAAAGGATGTGCAGATCGCCACGAAAAAACTTGGCCTTGGCACACTGCAGGCAACCTCGCCGCGTGACAATCACAGCACCACCCTCATGGTGGGCCACGAGCCAAGCGGCCAGTGGATGAAAAACTCGGTCACGGACAATCCACGTTTTGTGGCTGGCAGCATTCAAACCTTTCTCGGCTGGCCCGATCTGTTGAAAAGCCAGAACTACGCCAACGCAGCACCGCTGCAAGTCACCAACGGCCAATTCCTGTTTCAAAACGGATGCGTTGCATGCCACAGCATTGGCGGTGGGGACAAGATCGGTCCTGACCTGCTTGGCGTTACGGAGCGTCGACAAAGCAAATGGCTTGAGCAGTTCGTGCTGGTACCCGATGAAGTGCTCGCATCAGGCGATGTCATTGCCAATGATTTATTGAAGAAATACAAGGGTGTGCGCATGCCTAATCTCGGATTGTCCCGGGAGGACGTGCATGACATTCTTACGCATATTGAAACCAAAACGGCTGAAGTGCGTGACCAACAAGCTTTGGCAGCACCTCCGCCTAAGCCTGTAAGCATACTTAGTGCTGAGCAAGCTTTGAAGCCAGTGATTCAAGCCACAGACACGAAGTAA
- a CDS encoding multicopper oxidase domain-containing protein, which yields MQIVNSAAQRARSTMFLSSKASKLRIQEAENARRNRQEIVKALSHGQVVRRDLFKWGLFTTVGGLALKHGLSPFVGSAYASSSVPTGAPLSPLFGALPFTQPMPRADLMTRTPNAMTALSPAPMAQANETLQALDPALVAAYPGGNMGPIEGRPPGTIWAHQRWNEFLPKIAVTATQEGAKANRVYNPGVAAGLNSNIDPAASIPVRFHPRMPIQDINSVWTFNGTVPPKLLLSRYGEPVLFRHHNKLPFDPKQNKGFGRHTISTHEHNGHHGAENDGFTGAFFFPGQFYDYHWPLVLAGFTTINTAATDIRAGTPNGSGGITKIPGDWTETMSSHWFHDHMFEFTAQNVYKGNCALHNIYSAVDRGNEAINDGVNLRLPSGTAKDWGNLEYDVNLMLADKAFNADGQMHFDIFDTEGFLGDQITVNFAYKPYFEVERRKYRFRILNGGVARMYKLILSDSKPFYMIANDGNLLPQRLLMTSTDIMGVAERYDLVIDFSQWSVGSKVRMVNLAEHSDGKLVDKVLSLSEALSGESDDPGVGAFLEFRVVRDPARPDISQVPLNLVPNPSLSAPVARERVFEFGRGANQTLPETHNPPTASQGPWGIKTDGGAMLAAAFNRITSQPKFNTREIWTLKTSGGWDHPIHIHFEEGQIISRDGSAANVPKWERGRKDVYRLRPGGEMKISMQFRDWGGMFMEHCHTTTHEDHAMLMRWDISNAGSPFLQPLPTPMPRPQGVTFTAAAEVLR from the coding sequence GTGCAAATCGTCAACTCAGCTGCCCAGCGGGCAAGGTCAACCATGTTTCTATCGTCGAAGGCATCCAAACTGCGCATTCAGGAAGCTGAAAACGCGCGTCGCAATCGCCAGGAAATCGTCAAGGCCTTGTCTCATGGCCAAGTGGTCCGCCGTGATCTTTTCAAATGGGGCCTGTTTACGACCGTGGGGGGGTTGGCGCTCAAGCACGGGCTGAGCCCTTTCGTGGGCAGCGCTTACGCATCGTCGTCGGTTCCCACGGGAGCGCCACTGAGCCCGCTGTTCGGCGCTTTGCCGTTCACTCAACCGATGCCGCGTGCCGACCTGATGACGCGCACTCCCAATGCCATGACGGCTTTGAGCCCGGCGCCCATGGCGCAGGCCAACGAAACCTTGCAAGCCCTCGACCCTGCGTTGGTTGCCGCCTACCCCGGTGGAAACATGGGTCCGATCGAAGGCCGTCCACCTGGAACCATCTGGGCTCACCAGCGATGGAACGAGTTCCTGCCCAAGATTGCCGTGACCGCAACGCAAGAAGGTGCGAAGGCAAACCGGGTCTACAACCCGGGTGTGGCGGCCGGTCTGAATTCCAACATCGATCCGGCTGCATCGATCCCCGTGCGGTTCCATCCAAGAATGCCCATTCAGGACATCAACAGCGTGTGGACCTTCAATGGCACGGTACCGCCCAAGCTGCTGCTCAGTCGCTACGGCGAACCGGTCCTCTTCCGGCATCACAACAAGCTGCCGTTCGATCCGAAACAGAACAAAGGGTTCGGCCGCCACACGATCAGCACCCACGAGCACAACGGCCACCACGGCGCCGAGAACGACGGTTTCACGGGTGCCTTCTTCTTCCCCGGTCAGTTCTACGACTACCACTGGCCGCTGGTGCTTGCCGGCTTCACAACCATCAACACGGCAGCGACCGACATCCGCGCTGGAACGCCCAACGGCAGCGGCGGTATTACGAAAATTCCGGGAGACTGGACCGAAACGATGAGTTCGCACTGGTTTCACGACCACATGTTCGAGTTCACGGCACAGAACGTCTACAAGGGCAATTGCGCGCTGCACAACATCTACAGTGCGGTCGACCGCGGCAATGAGGCCATCAACGACGGCGTCAACTTGCGGCTGCCCAGTGGCACCGCCAAGGACTGGGGGAACCTCGAGTACGACGTCAACCTCATGCTGGCCGACAAAGCCTTCAACGCCGATGGTCAGATGCACTTCGACATCTTCGATACCGAAGGCTTTCTGGGTGACCAGATCACGGTGAATTTTGCGTACAAGCCCTACTTCGAGGTTGAGCGTCGCAAGTACCGCTTCCGCATCCTCAACGGCGGCGTGGCGCGCATGTACAAATTGATCTTGAGCGACTCCAAGCCGTTCTACATGATTGCCAACGATGGCAACCTCCTGCCACAGCGACTGCTCATGACCTCGACCGACATCATGGGCGTGGCCGAACGCTACGACCTCGTGATCGACTTCTCCCAGTGGAGCGTGGGCAGCAAGGTGCGCATGGTCAATCTGGCGGAACACAGTGACGGCAAACTCGTGGACAAAGTGCTTTCACTGAGCGAGGCCCTGTCCGGTGAGTCTGATGATCCAGGCGTTGGTGCCTTCCTGGAGTTCCGAGTTGTCCGGGACCCGGCCAGGCCCGATATTAGCCAAGTTCCACTGAACTTGGTGCCGAACCCGTCGCTGTCGGCGCCAGTTGCGCGTGAGCGAGTGTTTGAATTTGGCCGTGGTGCCAACCAGACCCTGCCGGAAACCCACAACCCGCCCACAGCATCACAAGGGCCCTGGGGGATCAAGACCGATGGCGGCGCCATGCTGGCGGCGGCCTTCAACCGGATTACATCTCAGCCGAAGTTCAATACCCGCGAAATCTGGACCTTGAAAACAAGTGGCGGATGGGACCATCCGATCCACATCCACTTCGAGGAAGGCCAGATCATTTCGCGCGATGGCAGTGCTGCCAACGTGCCGAAATGGGAGCGGGGTCGCAAGGACGTCTACCGGCTGCGCCCGGGCGGCGAGATGAAGATCTCGATGCAGTTCCGCGACTGGGGCGGCATGTTCATGGAGCACTGCCACACAACAACGCACGAGGACCATGCCATGTTGATGCGCTGGGACATCAGCAACGCTGGATCACCTTTCCTGCAACCGTTGCCAACCCCCATGCCGCGTCCTCAGGGCGTGACCTTCACAGCTGCGGCTGAAGTCCTTCGCTAA
- a CDS encoding class I SAM-dependent methyltransferase — protein MEMTSIPTGMTCAGVHRTVIEHLLHEDGPASQKRILDIPCGNADLMWSLRSFFPGADVRGCDLTKPSTLHDDDFSSVDASRPFHVFPERKFDRIVSVSGVMEFDNTLQFFETCHAHLKEDGHLVVTNDNVVAMRDRISYLLLGKTRRFQMFVDIEAPTWKLIPLYNLLRVLDMAGFRLQRLEYVSSGWKDWLLLPLALVVYPVQRLYIRLTRNPMSLAQKRHMYPFKSLLCSHYVVFCDKVA, from the coding sequence ATGGAAATGACCTCGATTCCAACAGGAATGACCTGCGCAGGTGTACATCGCACTGTCATCGAGCACTTGCTGCACGAAGATGGGCCAGCGTCTCAGAAACGCATTCTCGACATCCCGTGCGGCAACGCCGATTTGATGTGGTCGCTGCGAAGCTTTTTTCCTGGCGCTGACGTGCGTGGATGTGACCTGACCAAGCCATCAACGCTCCACGACGACGATTTCTCAAGCGTTGATGCCAGTCGACCGTTCCATGTCTTCCCGGAGCGCAAATTCGACCGCATCGTCTCAGTCAGTGGCGTCATGGAGTTCGACAACACCCTGCAGTTCTTCGAGACCTGTCATGCGCACTTGAAGGAGGACGGTCACTTGGTGGTTACCAACGACAACGTGGTGGCGATGCGCGACCGGATCTCCTACCTGTTGCTGGGCAAGACCCGCCGCTTTCAGATGTTCGTGGACATCGAAGCACCGACCTGGAAGTTGATCCCGCTCTACAACCTGCTGCGCGTGCTGGACATGGCTGGATTTCGTCTGCAACGCTTGGAGTACGTTTCCTCCGGCTGGAAAGACTGGCTGCTCCTGCCACTGGCGCTGGTGGTCTATCCGGTTCAACGGCTATACATCCGGCTAACCCGCAACCCGATGTCGTTGGCGCAAAAACGCCACATGTATCCGTTCAAATCCCTGCTTTGCTCCCACTATGTGGTGTTCTGCGACAAGGTTGCTTAG
- a CDS encoding sulfatase-like hydrolase/transferase, producing MPVQPFGRLQPQRVDQRHDNPIAHRDRFLGRTIDWLKKQSVRRATGLLYLIDHGKSLGEFGLFLHGLRYQMAPEMQKHVPVMA from the coding sequence ATGCCAGTTCAACCTTTTGGCCGACTGCAGCCACAGCGAGTTGACCAACGCCACGACAACCCCATCGCCCACAGGGACCGCTTCCTCGGACGCACCATCGACTGGCTCAAAAAGCAGTCGGTTCGCCGCGCCACCGGACTTCTCTACTTGATCGACCACGGCAAGTCGCTTGGCGAGTTCGGGCTGTTCCTGCACGGGCTGCGCTACCAGATGGCGCCTGAAATGCAGAAGCACGTGCCGGTGATGGCGTGA
- a CDS encoding Crp/Fnr family transcriptional regulator, with the protein MALLSNKELLRRVPIFASLTETQLETLANSFVKKKFRNNALIFRQGAQSDAFFAILVGRVHVTTRDARGREVIFTTLKQGDYFGEMSLIDGEPHSTNVKAVTACELLVIERAAFQSCMPHLDSPENRIMLSLVSRLRAADRKIESLALQGGQERIFKFLQEISILDEEGHKVLRTKISAGDVGRNVGTSRELAARVIKKFKDTGTMVEQADGSYRLFDPNRSLT; encoded by the coding sequence ATGGCACTCTTGTCCAACAAGGAATTGCTGCGCAGGGTGCCAATTTTTGCGTCTCTAACGGAAACGCAGCTTGAAACCTTGGCAAACTCTTTTGTCAAAAAGAAGTTCAGGAATAACGCTTTGATTTTTCGCCAAGGCGCGCAGTCGGATGCCTTTTTCGCCATTTTGGTGGGCCGAGTGCACGTGACCACGCGAGACGCGCGTGGCCGGGAAGTGATCTTCACCACCCTCAAGCAAGGCGACTATTTTGGTGAGATGAGTTTGATCGATGGAGAACCCCACTCCACCAATGTCAAAGCGGTGACCGCGTGCGAGTTGCTCGTGATTGAACGGGCGGCTTTTCAATCATGCATGCCACACCTCGACTCGCCCGAAAATCGGATCATGCTCAGTCTGGTGAGTCGACTGCGAGCTGCTGACAGGAAAATCGAGTCGTTGGCACTGCAGGGCGGGCAAGAAAGAATTTTCAAGTTCTTGCAAGAGATCTCCATCTTGGACGAAGAAGGTCACAAGGTGCTGAGAACCAAGATTTCGGCAGGCGATGTGGGGAGAAATGTCGGCACGTCTCGAGAACTCGCTGCTCGCGTCATCAAAAAGTTCAAAGACACCGGGACGATGGTCGAGCAAGCTGATGGTTCTTATCGACTGTTCGATCCCAATCGGTCGTTGACTTGA